A single region of the Oryzias latipes chromosome 19, ASM223467v1 genome encodes:
- the LOC101169742 gene encoding rho GTPase-activating protein 15 isoform X2 — protein sequence MVDMYSKIWSDHRADQGLALPVNAQIQNDNPQTGVYVNVAQLRKSITESPPLVSSLCSLSHLNEWEVHVDQESGQEYYYHTATGRTTWDSPFLDSPTDAQQLSSEELQPPSLPRSPGSSLSSPLPSGWTSDWEQLVDESSGRPYFYNLMSGETSWEPPEQQSPYPPLMDSLHRFPDDGLPPLPVEDYPPEDYPTDDNPDSSEEHLATEIPSFSNEFSFSHVTRPNIPRANLDRSTPPGWNLTVEPNGTWVFTTENSSDQWIKSMDEQGQTYYYLRDGSRSQWNLPEAPVAPYKSREENGVVGENVSVIRNWRHTMGPSQFSTGQDDGRFVPAHKRNMSDNSSNGTSTENSSETQHDIQNLEKAGILNKTKVSENGKKVRKNWTPTWTVLREGVLTFHKDPKSTAAGNINKTNQIVPEFAVELKGATIGWASKDKSSKKNVLELKGKNGVEFLIQYDTDSIIHDWHKIILDAIRKLDYQDNHPEEEDGDIYEKIADDKPSSTIDRRKHPKQPVTHTPSSSGETDPKKVRTKLMKLLMKRPTLEAVKEKGYFRENVFGCPLDALCALEKTTVPSFVEKCIKAVEKRGLDIDGLYRVSGNLAVIQKLRCKADHEELNLEDGQWEDVHVITGALKLFFRELPEPLFPFSHFDAFISAIRISDYNAKLSRIYELVKSLPQANHDTMALLFEHLHRLIQYGEDNRMTVQNVAIVFGPTLLRPEKESSNIAMHMIFQNQIVEFVLNEFECIFRSS from the exons ATGGTGGATATGTACTCCAAAATTTGGTCAGATCATCGGGCCGACCAGGGCTTGGCCCTGCCAGTAAACGCACAG ATACAGAATGACAATCCTCAGACGGGAGTGTATGTGAACGTAGCACAACTTCGCAAAAGTATTACGGAGTCTCCGCCTTTGGTTTCCTCTCTCTGCTCTCTGTCCCACCTCAACGAATGGGAGGTGCATGTTGACCAAGAGAGTGGACAGGAGTACTACTATCACACTGCCACAGGGCGCACGACCTGGGACAGCCCCTTTTTAGACTCCCCTACAGACGCTCAACAGCTCTCCTCTGAGGAACTCCAGCCTCCATCGCTTCCACGTTCTCCTGGCAGTTCTTTGTCCTCGCCCCTGCCCTCTGGGTGGACTTCAGATTGGGAACAGTTGGTGGATGAAAGCAGTGGTCGGCCATACTTCTACAACCTGATGTCTGGGGAGACGTCCTGGGAGCCTCCAGAACAACAGAGCCCCTACCCCCCTCTGATGGATTCCCTGCACAGGTTTCCTGACGATGGACTG CCTCCATTACCTGTGGAGGACTATCCCCCTGAGGATTACCCAACTGACGATAATCCAGACAGTTCAGAGGAACACCTTGCCACCGAAATCCCCAGCTTTTCCAACGAGTTCTCCTTCAGCCATGTGACCCGGCCCAACATCCCCCGGGCCAACCTGGACCGCAGCACTCCGCCTGGATGGAACCTCACAGTTGAGCCCAATGGGACTTGGGTGTTTACGACTGAAAACTCTTCAGACCAG TGGATCAAATCTATGGATGAGCAAGGGCAGACCTACTACTACCTGAGAGATGGCTCCAGGTCCCAGTGGAACCTGCCAGAG GCCCCTGTAGCTCCCTACAAATCCAGGGAGGAGAATGGTGTTGTGGGAGAGAATGTGTCAGTTATCAGAAACTGGAGGCACACAATGGGACCTTCTCAGTTCAGCACTGGCCAGGACGATGGG agatTTGTCCCAGCTCACAAGAGGAATATGTCAGACAACAGTAGCAATGGTACCAGTACGGAAAACTCTTCAGAGACACAACATGAT ATACAGAACTTGGAGAAAGCTGGAAttctcaacaaaacaaaagtttcagaGAACGGAAAGAAAGTACG GAAAAACTGGACTCCAACGTGGACAGTTCTCCGTGAAGGAGTGTTGACGTTTCACAAAGACCCCAAGTCTACAGCAGCAGGGAATATT AACAAGACCAATCAGATTGTTCCTGAGTTTGCAGTAGAGCTGAAAGGAGCAACTATTGGTTGGGCCTCAAAGGACAAATCCAGTAAAAAGAATGTGTTAGAG TTAAAAGGAAAGAACGGCGTGGAGTTTCTCATCCAGTATGATACAGACAGTATCATCCACGACTGGCACAAAATCATACTGGACGCCATACGAAAACTA GATTATCAGGACAATCATCCTGAAGAGGAGGATGGAGACATTTACGAAAAGATTGCAGATGACAAACCCAGCAGTACCATAGACAGACGAAAAC ACCCTAAGCAACCTGTCACACATACACCCAGCTCTTCAGGGGAGACGGACCCCAAAAAGGTTCGAACCAAGTTGATGAAATTGCTTATGAAGCGTCCTACGTTGGAGGCAGTGAAGGAAAAAGGCTATTTCAGAG AAAATGTCTTTGGCTGTCCTCTTGATGCACTCTGTGCACTTGAAAAGACAACAGTTCCCAGTTTTGTGgaaaaatgcataaaagcaGTGGAAAAGAGGG GTTTAGACATTGATGGATTGTACAGGGTTAGTGGAAACCTTGCTGTCATTCAAAAACTTCGCTGTAAGGCTGATCATg AGGAGCTTAACCTGGAAGATGGTCAATGGGAAGATGTTCACGTCATCACCGGAGCACTGAAGTTATTCTTCCGAGAGCTTCCCGAACCACTTTTCCCTTTCAGCCACTTTGATGCATTCATCTCTGCCATCA GGATTTCTGATTATAATGCAAAACTGTCGCGCATTTATGAACTGGTCAAATCACTTCCTCAAGCTAATCATGACACCATGGCACTGCTTTTTGAGCATTTGCAcag GCTCATTCAGTATGGTGAGGACAATCGCATGACTGTTCAGAACGTGGCTATTGTGTTTGGCCCAACTCTGCTTCGCCCTGAGAAAGAGTCATCCAACATCGCCATGCACATGATCTTCCAGAACCAGATTGTGGAGTTCGTCTTGAATGAATTTGAGTGCATCTTCCGCTCCAGCTGA